The Pontibacter pudoricolor genome contains a region encoding:
- a CDS encoding phenylalanine 4-monooxygenase, which produces MNITQNYSSYTPENHTVWAILFERQYHNLQGKAIPEFFEGLEKVGFSRDRIPDFDEVNQRLKPLTGFEVVPAPGIVDDALFFELIANHKFPATVWIRNMDQLDYLEEPDMFHDVFGHVPLLTIPVYCQFLAQLSQLALQYIDRPDVIDLLTRIYWYTIEFGLFIENGKPMIYGAGILSSVGESNLSVSDASTKFKFDVAQILETSYIKETFQSQYFHISDFRELLEALPALTIALDKLKTELEVPATL; this is translated from the coding sequence ATGAACATTACACAGAACTACAGCAGCTACACACCAGAAAACCATACTGTTTGGGCCATACTTTTCGAACGCCAGTACCACAACCTGCAGGGCAAGGCCATTCCGGAGTTTTTTGAAGGCCTGGAGAAAGTTGGCTTCAGTCGCGACCGCATCCCGGATTTTGATGAAGTGAACCAGCGCCTGAAACCGCTGACCGGTTTTGAAGTGGTGCCAGCGCCCGGCATTGTAGACGATGCCCTGTTCTTTGAACTGATTGCCAACCACAAATTCCCGGCAACTGTCTGGATCCGGAACATGGACCAGCTGGATTACCTGGAGGAGCCGGATATGTTTCATGATGTGTTCGGGCATGTACCGTTGCTGACTATACCGGTTTACTGCCAGTTCCTGGCGCAGCTCTCGCAACTTGCCCTGCAATACATTGATCGCCCTGATGTGATTGACCTGCTGACCCGCATTTACTGGTACACTATAGAGTTCGGGTTGTTTATAGAAAATGGCAAACCAATGATCTATGGCGCCGGCATTCTCTCATCTGTAGGGGAAAGTAACCTGTCGGTATCTGATGCCAGTACTAAGTTTAAATTTGATGTAGCGCAGATACTGGAAACTTCTTACATAAAAGAGACTTTCCAGAGCCAGTACTTCCATATTTCTGATTTCAGAGAATTGCTGGAGGCGCTGCCGGCCTTAACTATAGCTCTGGACAAATTAAAAACAGAACTGGAAGTACCTGCCACACTATAA
- a CDS encoding CaiB/BaiF CoA transferase family protein, with the protein MIGENMLVLELASVLAGPSVGQFFAELGARVIKIENAATNGDVTRRWKLKSEPADTDTPAYFCAANWGKESLPLNLSQQNDLEQLYSLVKQADIIIASYKPGDAEKLQVDYKTLQTINPALIYGHLTGYGPEEDRAGYDAVIQAETGFMYLNGEPDGGPTKLPVALMDILAAHQLKEGLLVALLKREQTGQGQYVQVSLVQAAVSALANQATNWLVAGQNPQRMGSEHPSIVPYGTVFTTQDNKQLVLAIGDDRQFERLCNVLGAPETAQDTKFKTNYSRVQNRKELNELLRELIAKQNQQQLLNTLHKLHVPAGAVNSVADVFELPQARQLLLESPDAKPGVRQVAFKVGDDEPVQLAPPPAYKT; encoded by the coding sequence ATGATAGGTGAAAATATGCTGGTGCTGGAACTGGCAAGTGTGCTGGCCGGGCCAAGCGTAGGCCAGTTTTTTGCAGAGCTTGGCGCACGGGTTATAAAAATAGAGAATGCCGCTACTAACGGAGACGTTACCCGCCGCTGGAAATTAAAATCCGAACCAGCTGATACAGATACGCCTGCCTACTTCTGTGCTGCAAACTGGGGCAAAGAATCGTTACCCCTAAACCTGTCGCAGCAAAATGACCTGGAGCAACTCTATAGTTTGGTTAAACAGGCCGACATTATTATTGCCAGCTACAAACCCGGCGATGCCGAAAAACTACAGGTAGATTATAAGACCCTGCAAACTATAAATCCAGCATTGATCTACGGCCACTTAACCGGCTACGGCCCCGAAGAAGACAGAGCCGGTTATGATGCAGTAATACAAGCCGAAACCGGCTTTATGTACCTGAACGGGGAGCCGGATGGAGGGCCTACCAAATTGCCTGTTGCGTTGATGGATATCCTGGCTGCGCACCAGCTGAAGGAAGGCTTGCTGGTAGCTTTGCTGAAACGCGAACAAACCGGACAGGGGCAGTATGTGCAGGTGTCGCTGGTGCAGGCAGCTGTTTCGGCATTGGCCAACCAGGCTACAAACTGGCTGGTAGCAGGGCAAAACCCGCAACGCATGGGTTCCGAGCATCCCAGCATCGTTCCGTATGGCACAGTGTTTACTACCCAAGACAACAAACAGCTGGTGCTGGCCATTGGCGACGACAGGCAGTTTGAGCGGTTATGTAATGTGTTGGGAGCTCCTGAAACGGCACAGGATACAAAATTTAAAACCAACTATAGCAGGGTGCAAAACCGGAAGGAGTTGAATGAACTGTTGCGCGAGCTCATAGCAAAACAGAACCAGCAACAACTTTTAAATACACTTCATAAACTACATGTGCCGGCAGGAGCTGTAAACTCTGTTGCTGATGTTTTTGAATTGCCGCAAGCCAGGCAGCTATTGCTGGAAAGCCCTGATGCTAAGCCGGGTGTGCGGCAGGTTGCGTTTAAAGTGGGAGATGATGAGCCAGTACAACTTGCGCCTCCGCCGGCTTACAAAACCTGA
- a CDS encoding DEAD/DEAH box helicase, whose amino-acid sequence MGYNSPTPIQQQAIPLILEKKDLIACAQTGTGKTAAYLLPLIDRISHANATHTSTLILVPTRELAKQIDEQVEGLGYFAPVSSIAIYGGNKGGEWDQQKRALTSGADIIIATPGRLMSHMALGYVKLDQLDYLVLDEADKMLDMGFMDDILKIVRQLPANRQTLLFSATMPKKIRDLAQQILNKPEEINLAVSKPAEKIDQRMYLTFDNQKLPLLEYILRELEVQNMIIFTSRKSNVAQIVRSLRKMGFEAEGIQSDMTQDEREAALRDFKNKKYQVLVGTDILSRGIDIDNLSHVLNFDMPQDAEDYVHRVGRTARAASTGMAITFVNEKDMYRVRKVEQLIEREIPKLGLPDDFGPGPVYDPSKKQERPHGGNRPGQGNKNRSGDRNKGGNRDRNKSGRGPRPEQKAATGEAGATAERTGNDRPIKPFKPRSKNKGDRGPGGNTAAPQSAPTE is encoded by the coding sequence ATGGGGTATAACAGCCCTACTCCTATACAGCAACAGGCCATACCACTTATTTTAGAGAAGAAAGACCTGATTGCCTGCGCCCAGACCGGTACCGGTAAAACAGCAGCGTACCTGCTTCCACTTATCGACCGTATCTCGCACGCGAACGCAACACATACCAGCACACTTATTTTAGTACCAACCCGCGAACTTGCCAAACAGATTGATGAGCAGGTAGAAGGCCTTGGTTATTTTGCCCCGGTTAGCTCCATCGCTATTTATGGCGGTAACAAAGGCGGCGAATGGGACCAGCAGAAACGCGCCCTTACCAGCGGCGCCGATATTATTATTGCCACGCCCGGCAGACTGATGTCGCATATGGCGCTGGGCTATGTAAAGCTGGACCAACTGGACTACCTGGTATTGGACGAAGCTGACAAAATGCTGGACATGGGCTTTATGGATGATATCCTGAAGATCGTGCGCCAGTTGCCTGCTAACCGCCAGACTTTGCTTTTCTCGGCTACGATGCCTAAAAAGATACGCGACCTTGCCCAGCAGATCCTGAACAAACCAGAGGAAATAAACCTGGCCGTATCCAAGCCTGCTGAAAAGATAGACCAGCGCATGTACCTGACTTTCGACAATCAGAAATTACCCTTACTGGAGTATATTCTGCGGGAACTGGAGGTTCAGAACATGATCATTTTTACTTCGCGCAAGTCCAATGTAGCCCAGATTGTAAGGTCGTTGCGCAAGATGGGATTTGAAGCCGAAGGCATACAGTCTGATATGACGCAGGATGAGCGGGAAGCTGCTTTGCGTGATTTCAAGAACAAGAAATACCAGGTTTTAGTAGGTACTGATATTCTGTCGCGCGGTATCGACATTGACAACCTGAGCCACGTGCTTAACTTTGACATGCCGCAGGATGCGGAAGATTATGTGCACCGCGTGGGCCGTACGGCACGTGCAGCATCTACAGGTATGGCGATTACGTTCGTGAACGAGAAGGACATGTACCGCGTGCGCAAAGTAGAGCAACTGATAGAGCGTGAGATACCGAAATTAGGCTTGCCAGATGACTTTGGTCCCGGCCCGGTTTACGACCCGAGCAAAAAACAGGAACGTCCGCATGGCGGCAACCGCCCAGGACAAGGAAACAAAAACCGCTCAGGAGACAGAAACAAAGGCGGCAACCGCGACAGAAATAAGTCCGGAAGAGGCCCAAGACCTGAGCAAAAAGCTGCCACCGGCGAAGCAGGTGCAACAGCAGAAAGAACAGGTAACGACAGACCAATAAAACCCTTTAAGCCCCGCAGCAAAAACAAAGGCGATCGTGGTCCTGGCGGCAACACCGCAGCACCGCAGTCAGCTCCTACAGAATAA